The following proteins are encoded in a genomic region of Brachypodium distachyon strain Bd21 chromosome 1, Brachypodium_distachyon_v3.0, whole genome shotgun sequence:
- the LOC100843295 gene encoding uncharacterized protein LOC100843295 has translation MSRLAAAALRRAVTASGVRSHSISAAAYPASARLFSTDASGVEAGSQDDSFPKASSEGLAYYGKFYSAISGGSRLGKNMLKTDIIHYLDKCELSLDDVKIDYNRGYYPMAALLKFPSIQAFNAALRQISQGRLYRLERINRDEWDHKQSYDGKAVLLQGVPRNAQPDDIERFLCGTNFEPPPFENFIRPGDPEPIRMVLVKFRSKTDATNAFIAKNKGFCLNNAVTMRVIH, from the exons ATGTCGAGGCTCGCGGCCGCtgccctccgccgcgccgtgACCGCATCTGGGGTGCGCTCTCACTCGATCTCGGCGGCAGCATATCCGGCATCCGCTCGTCTCTTCTCCACTGACGCAAGCGGCGTCGAAGCGGGATCACAAGACGACTCTTTCCCCAAAGCGTCCAGCGAAG GCTTGGCCTATTATGGGAAGTTCTACAGTGCTATTTCTGGAGGCAGCCGTCTAGGCAAGAACATGCTGAAAACTGACATCATCCATTACCTGGACAAATGTGAATTGTCGCTGGATGATGTGAAGATTGATTACAACAGGGGATATTATCCCATGGCTGC GTTGTTGAAGTTTCCTTCCATTCAAGCATTTAACGCAGCATTGAGGCAAATAAGTCAGGGTCGCCTGTACAGGCTTGAGAGG ATAAATCGTGATGAGTGGGATCACAAGCAGTCTTATGATGGAAAAGCT GTACTACTGCAAGGAGTCCCTCGAAACGCTCAACCAGATGACATAGAACGCTTCTTGTGTGGCACTAACTTCGAACCTCCTCCATTTGAAAACTTTATCAG ACCTGGCGACCCAGAGCCCATAAGAATGGTGCTGGTTAAGTTCCGCTCGAAGACTGATGCAACCAATGCCTTCATTGCTAAAAACAAGGGTTTCTGTCTGAACAATGCTGTTACCATGCGGGTTATTCATTAA